A single region of the Halococcus salifodinae DSM 8989 genome encodes:
- a CDS encoding monovalent cation/H+ antiporter complex subunit F: MATDIPVFLDLAITIGLVIASGVTLLAGYRVIRGPTTPDRVVGLDAIGTNVVAVAVLFALQTGRGFFIDVGLVLAIIGFISTVAVARYVTDGDIIE, from the coding sequence GTGGCGACTGATATCCCTGTGTTCCTCGATCTCGCGATCACGATCGGGCTCGTGATCGCGAGCGGCGTCACCCTGCTGGCGGGCTACCGGGTGATCCGCGGGCCGACCACGCCCGATCGGGTAGTGGGGCTCGACGCCATCGGGACCAACGTCGTCGCGGTCGCGGTCCTGTTCGCGCTCCAGACCGGCCGTGGCTTCTTCATCGACGTGGGCCTCGTGCTCGCCATCATCGGGTTCATCAGCACGGTTGCGGTCGCCCGCTACGTCACCGACGGAGACATCATCGAATGA